Proteins from a genomic interval of Bos mutus isolate GX-2022 chromosome 26, NWIPB_WYAK_1.1, whole genome shotgun sequence:
- the AVPI1 gene encoding arginine vasopressin-induced protein 1 gives MGTPASVVSEPPPWRAPPEVRGRKQAAANIFQDTELLQIQGLFQRSGDQLAEERAQIVWECAGDHRVAEALKRLRRKRPPRQKPLGPSVHHCSRLRTAEPCAPQSRATETASSEQHVNSRRASARIRRNWRKPGPTSYLHQIRH, from the exons ATGGGCACCCCTGCATCTGTGGTCAGCGAGCCACCCCCCTGGCGGGCCCCCCCGGAGGTCCGGGGCCGCAAGCAGGCCGCAGCCAACATCTTCCAGGACACTGAGCTGCTGCAGATCCAGGGTCTGTTTCAGCGCAGCGGGGACCAGCTGGCTGAGGAACGGGCACAGATCGTCTGGGAGTGTGCAGGGGACCATCGTGTGGCTGAGGCCTTGAAGAGGCTGCGCAGGAAGAGGCCCCCTCGGCAGAAGCCCCTAGGCCCCTCGGTACACCACTGCAGCAGGCTCAG AACTGCAGAGCCCTGCGCTCCGCAGAGCAGAGCCACGGAGACGGCTTCCAGTGAGCAGCATGTGAACTCTAGGAGGGCCAGCGCCCGGATCCGCCGGAACTGGAGGAAGCCAGGACCCACAAGCTACCTCCATCAGATCAGACACTGA